The following is a genomic window from Pseudomonas lurida.
CGTGGGCGCGCAGGTAGTGGTTGAGCAACTGCTGGTGGAAGCGCTCGGCCTGCTTGCGGGTGTCGAGGAACAGGCAGTGCTGCGCGGCACCCTCGGTGCCGAAATCGTTGGTGGTACTGCCGACCGCGATCACCAGGCTGTCATAGCCCAGCACGCGCGCGGGCACCAGCTCGCGACCTTCTTCGTCGAGGGTGGCGGCCAGCTGGATTTTCTTCTGTTCACGGTCAAGCCCACTCATGCGCCCCAGTTGGAACTCGAAGTGGTTCCATTTGGCCTGGGCGACATAATTGAGTTCGTCTTCCGAAGAGTTCAGCGAACCGGCCGCCACTTCGTGCAGCAAGGGCTTCCAGATATGGGTCAGGTTCGCGTCCACCAGAGTGATGCTGGCGGTGCCGCGCTTGCCCAGAGTCTTACCCAGGCGGGTAGCCAACTCCAGGCCGCCGGCGCCGCCGCCGACGATAATAATACGATGGGTCATGGGGATATCTCGCAAGGCTAAAAGAAATCGGAGCAGTCACCCCCGCGAGCGCCAGGCAGCTCATAGCGTCAGGTAACTCAAAAGTCGGCTCAGCAAGCCAAGGCCGATCACCACTACCAGCACCACACCAAGGAGCAGCCACGGCCGGAAAGGCTTGCGCTCGACTCGGTTCTGGGAGAGTTGCAGGTACTCTTCGACATGCTGTTGGTCATCGGGGTTCAGGCGGCTGGTCATAAAGGCCTCGTCAGGTAGACGTTGCAAAAGGGCGCCACGTTACAGTCCGGGGGCTCAGAGGCTGATGCCCACGTCGAACACTATGCTGCGGCCCAGGTTGTTGCGCAAGAAATCCGGGGCGTCCGGGTGGGCGAACAACACCCGTGCAAAGGTCGGCCCCACCAGTGACAACGAGCGCCAGCCCTGGCGCAGGTATTCCGTCGGCGGCGGGAAGTGGCTATTGAGGTCGAGCACTTCACGCTTGAGGCTGGTGAAGGCGACGATATCCAGCTCCCCCAGGTCCATCCCGCGTTCCTTGTAGTTATGGGCCTTCTTGCGCAGCGTGGGCGCCAGGCGCAGTAAAAACTCATGGGCCGGGATGCGTCGCGGCTTGGCCTCGCGCCGTACCAGTTGGCTCAGGGAGAAGGCGCTGCGTCGGCGCAGCAACTCGTCGCGCCACTCGTCATTCAGGCGGCGACCCTCGTCCAGCACGAAAAACACCTCGAAGCTGGCATCGCGAAACAGCACGTCCGGCGGCTCTTGACCGGCGGCGTGGAATTCTTCGGCACGGTAGGGCACGTTCAAGCCTTGCAGCAGGCGCTGGCAGACCCAACGCTCACGCTCCCATTTGCGGGCATTGGACAAGAATGCGTTGGCTTGTTCGGCCGCTACGGTGAGCAGGCGCAAGTAATCTGAGTCATCCATAGCTAGCAGCTTAGCGCCCAAATGATGACCGCAGGAAGTCCCGCTGCAAAAGGTCGGTGTAGACTGGACACTCGAGCGTCCAACCGGGTGAGAGGAGTGTGCAGTGAAGTTTCTAGCCGTGGTTTTATTGGGGCTGTTGCCCGTGTGGGCCCAGGCCATTGAAGTGGGCGAACGCCTGGCCCCTTGGACCTTGTTGGATCAATTTGACCAGGCTTACACCTTGGATAACCAGGCGCAGGTCTTGCTGGTTGCGCGCAGCATGGACGCCGCCAAGCAGGTGGATGCGGCGCTGCAGGGCCAACCCAAAGGCTATCTCGAGGCGCGACACGCCGTGTTTGTCGCTGATATCCAGCGCATGCCGCGCCTGATCGCCAAGCTGTTTGCCGTGCCGGCCATGCAGTCCTACAGCTACCGGGTCATGCTGGACCGTGATGCACGCATCGCGCCGCGTTATCCGGGGGCTGTGGATAAAGTGCTGTGGCTGCAACTGGATAACGGCAAGCTGGTCGCCCAGCACGAATACAGCTCGGCTGCAGATCTGCGCCAGGCCCTGGAGCAGGTGAAGCCGTGATCAGTGCGGCCGTGTTGGCGCCGGCAACCCTCGGCATCGGCTGGCTGCTCTATGCACCTGTAGTGGTGTGGGCCCTCCTGCGTTCACCCTGGGTCGAGCTATTCGCCGACCGGCGGCGCCAGCACTTACTGTTCGGCACCGTGTTTGCGTTGTTCATGCTGTGGCTCGTGCGGCGGGATTTTGATACGGGGGTGTCCTACCACTTCATTGGCATGACCGCCGTGACCCTGCTGCTGGATTGGCCACTCGCAATGGTCGGCGGCTTTGCCGCCCAGGTGGGCTTGATGCTGTTGGGGCGCCAGGACCTCGCGGCCCTGGGTATCAACGGCCTGCTGCTGATCGTGCTGCCGGTGCTGGTCACCGAAGCCTGCGCGTTGCTGGTCGAACGCGCGCAACCGCGCAATCCCTTCGTGTATATCTTCTGCTCCGGATTTTTCGCGGCGGCGCTGTCGGCCTTGCTCTGTCTGTTGGCCGGGCTGGGGCTTCTGTGGTTCGACGGCCGTTTCGCCATGCCGGAATGGCTGGAGGATTTCGTCGGCTACCTGTGGCTGATCATCTTTCCCGAAGCGTTCATCAACGGCATGGTGATCAGCGCGCTGGTGGTGTTTTGCCCAGAATGGCTGGAGACCTTCAACCGTACTCGCTACTTGTCGGCCCCCTGGAAGGACGACGATTCACAGCGTTGACCCAGATCAAATCCCACCCGGCCAAGCAGGCCCATGCTCTGCGAAATTTTTCCAGGCAAGTCGGGAGCACGGATCATGAGTGTGTATGAGTGGGCACGGCAGGAGTTGCGCAGAAGCCAGGACGCAGCACAGGAAATCGGTTTCGACCCCGGCCTGACCCTGCGCGCCATGCTCAGCGCGGTGGTGCAGCAGAGCAAGGGTGTGCGCAGCTTCGAAGACCTGGCCGACGAGTTGCAATACCTTGCAGAGAACCTCGACGACCAGCAGGAATACGCCTTTATGCGCCCTTAGTGGCGCTGCGGCAGGTCTTCGGAAAACAGCTCGTCTTCTGCGTCCGGGGCCACGGGAATCTTGTGTTCTTCAGCGGCCCAGGCGCCCAGGTCGATGAGTTTGCAGCGGTCCGAGCAGAACGGCCGGTTGAGGTTGGTCGCTTTCCATTCCACGGGGGCACCGCAGGTTGGGCAATCGACGGTCAAGGGTTGGCTCATGATCGGCCTCCACGCAAAGTAAGGTAAAAGTGATGCAGTCGTTCGACCTCGCTGTGCAGCCAGGCGAGGTCCCGGTCGTTGACCAGCACGTCATCGGCATGGTTCAGGCGATCTTCCCGGCTGGACTGGGCCTTGAGAATCGCGTGTACCTGCTGTTCGTTGATGCCATCGCGCTGCAGGGTACGCTGAATCTGCAGCGATTGCGGCACGTCGATCACCAGGATGCGCTGGGTCATGCTGTACTGGCCTGATTCGATCAGCAGCGGCGACACCAATATCGCGTAGGGTGACTTCGCGCGCGCCAGGTGGCTGCGAATTTCTTCGCCAATCAGTGGGTGCAGCAAGGCTTCGAGCCAGCGGCGCTCTTCGGGCACTTCAAAGATCAGCTTGCGCAATGCGCCGCGGTCCAGCTGGCCGTCAGGCTGCAGCACGCTGGCACCAAAGTGCTCGGCAATACTCGCCAGTGCCGGCCGACCAGGCTCGACCACCCAGCGGGCGGCGTGGTCGGCGTCCACCAGGTCGATACCCAGGTCGATGAAGTGCTGGGCCGCCGCGCTTTTACCGCTGCCGATGCCGCCGGTGAGGCCAAGAATCCAGGGTGTTGCAACAGAAGTGGTCATCTGAAACCGACAGACTGCAAATAGAAGTCGGTTATTTGACCACCCCAGAGCAATGCAATCCAGCCGGCAATCGCCAGATACGGACCAAATGGCATCGGTGCCGATGCCTGGGCCTTGCGCAGGCGCATCAGGATCAAGCCCACGAACACACCTACCAGCGACGACATCAACAGCGTCATCGGCAGGATCTGCCAGCCGCCCCAGGCACCGAGCAGCGCCAGCAGCTTGAAGTCACCATGGCCCATGCCGTCCTTGCCGGTAACCAGCTTGAACAGCCAGAACACGCTCCACAGGCTCATGTACCCGATCACCGCGCCCCACAGGGCATCGGGCAGTGTCGTCAGCAGTCCGAACCCGTTGACGATCAGCCCCAGCCACAGCAGCGGCATCACCAGCACATCCGGCAACAGTTGGTGATCGGCATCGATCAGGCTCATCGCCAACAACCCCCAACTCAGTACCAGCACCGCGCCCGCTGGCCAGCCAAAGCCGAAATGCCAGGCAACCCAGGCCGAGATCAACCCGCACGCCAGTTCAGTGAGCGGATAACGGACGCTGATTGCCTTTTGGCATTGGGCGCAGCGGCCTCGCAGAAACAGGTAGCTGAGCAGTGGGATGTTTTCCCTCGGGCGTATCGGATGGTTGCACTGCGGGCAGCAGGAGTTGGGGTGCATCAGGTTGTAGGTCGGGCCGGCAGGTTCAGCGGGCAAGCCGAGTACTTCGTGGGCCTGCGCACGCCATTCCCGTTCGAGCATCTTTGGCAGGCGCCACACCAGTACGTTGAGAAAACTGCCGACGATCAGTCCCAGCACTGACGCCAGCGCAATAAATGCCCAGGGGTGGCCAGCCAGCAGCAGGCTCAAAATGCGCTCCCCAACTGGAATACCGGTAAATACATCGCGACCACCAGTGCGCCGACGATCCCTCCCAGTACCACCATAATCAGCGGCTCCATAAGGTTGGTGAGGTTATCGACCACGTTATCCACATCGGCCTCGTAATGGCTGGCGACCTTTTCCAGCATGCTGTCCAGCGTGCCTGATTCTTCGCCGATGGCTGTCATCTGGATCGCCATGCGGGGAAACAGGCCGCTGGCGACCATGGATTGATTCAATTGCATGCCCGTCGCTACGTCGCGTCGCATATGTTCGATTGCCTGTCTGAACGGCCCTGAACCGGCGGCCCCGGCCACCGAGTCCAGCGCCTGCACCAACGGAACGCCGGCGGCAAACGTGGTGGAAAGCGTGCGGGCGTAGCGGGCCACGGCGGATTTGCTCAGCAGTTTGCCTGCCAGGGGCGTTTTCAACAAACAGCTGTCCAGCCAGGCACGAACATCGGCGAAGGTACGGTAGGCGTGGCGCAACCCCAAGCCTGCCGCAAGAATGCCCAGCGCGATGATCCACCAGGCTTTCTGCATGAATTCGGAAAGGGCGATCACCTGCAATGTGAAGCCAGGCAGCTTGCCGTCGACGCCGGCGAACAGCGTCTGGAACTGTGGCACGACGTGGACCAGCAGCACGCCGGTGACGAGACTGGCGACCACCAGCACGGTGATCGGATAGGTCATGGCTTTTTTGATCCTGGCCTTTAGCTGTTCGCTCTTCTCTCGGTGGATTGCCACGCGTTCCAGCAAGGTTTCAAGGGCTCCGGCCTGTTCGCCGGCGGCTACCAGGTTGCAGTACAGCGCGTCGAAATAATGAGGTTGCTTGCGCAGCGCCTCGGCAAGGCTGGTGCCGGCGGCAATCGCCTGTTTCAACCCTTGCACCAGCTTACGCATGGGCCGGTTGTCGAAACCTTCACCGATGACGTCGAAGGCTTGCAGGAGAGGAATCCCGGCCTTGAGCAGCGTAGCCAGTTGGCGCGTGAACAGGGTGATGTCCGCCGGCTTGATCGAGGGTACGAAGCTCGGCAGCACTGGGGATTTCTTGCGCACATGCCCAGGGCTGATGCCCTGTTGGCGTAACTGAACCTTGACCCTTGCAACGCTGTGCCCGGTGGTCTGCCCGGACACCCTGCGTCCTTTGCGGTTGATGCCTTCCCAGGCGTAGAGCGTTGAAGCGTTGTCCATGTCACGGTTCCGCACAGAGGTCGTCGAAGATTTATAGCTTAGTCAGGTGACGGATCCGGACTGGCCGGCAGTGCCGGATAAAATGTCAGAATGTGCGTCTTGTGCGCGATTGACCGCTTGCGGATGAGTACACTGGCGCCGCTGCACAACGCGGGGCGCAGGATGCGCCTTGTCATGAGTTCTATCCTGGAGAGTGAATGTGATACGTCAAAAAGGTTTTACCCTGATCGAGCTGTTGATCGTCGTGGCAATCATCGGCATTTTGGCCACCATTGGCCTGCCCATGTACACCACCCACCAGGCCAAGGCCAAGTTCACCGCCGGCCTGGCAGAGATCTCCGCCTTGAAGGCCGGGTACGAGGACACCCTCAACCAGGGCACCGTGCCCACCCTTGCATTGATTGGCGGTACCAGCCCGACAGCCAACTGCAAGATCGAGGTGACGGGGGATGTTGCCACGGGCACGGGCGCTATCCGTTGCGAACTGCTCGACGCACCGGCACCGGTGCTGGGCAAGACCATCAGCCTGACGCGCAGCGCCACCACCGGTTGGAAATGCACCACCACCGCTGAGGCCAACTATGTCGCCAAAGGCTGCGGCGCCGACGGCGCATAAGGGCTAAACCATCCACAGGGAAGTTGAGGTGGCCGATGGCGATATCTTTAGAGCAACGCGGCAGTATTTTTCTGGTAGCAGTGGTATGCCTGCTGATCATCGGGATATGTGCACCGTTCGGTGGGCATGATTTACAGCGGGTCATGCAGGTCACCATCGGGGTCTGTGCGGTGTTGTATGGGCTGTCATTCAGCCGTGCTGAACAGCTGGTAGACCGGCCCACCGCACTTGGCCTGGCGTTGGTCGTTGCGCTGGGCCTGGTGTCGTCAATGCTGGCCCGCCAGCCGCTCTGGGCGCTTGTCGAAGTGGCCGTGTTCGTCAGCTGTGGGGCGATCGCCATGGCGTTTGCCTTGCTGCGTCGTCAGGGGGGCGAGCCGCTGGATCGCGCCTTGATACTGGTGGTGGTGCTGCTATGCCTGATCAAGTCGATTCAATACCTGCATGCGGGCGCGCTCGCGTTTACCAGTGCCGCACGGACACTGGACCCTGACGTGCTGCTGTCTGGCTTTTCCAACAAGCGTTTCTATGGCCAGTTCCAGACGTTCACCCTGCCGCTGCTGGCGCTTCCCTTATTGATCCCGGCACTCTCCCGCTCATTAAAGGGTGCCGTGTTTGTGTTGTTGTGCGTGTGGTGGATGATCGCAATTGGAGGCGGCACGCGTGGCACCTGGCTGGGCATGGGCGCGGCGGGCGTCGTGGTGTCGGTGCTGGGGCCGTGGGGCCGGCGCTGGCTGGGTTGGCAGCTGGCCGCAGTGCTGGGTGGCCTGTTGCTGTATTGGCTGTTGTTTACGGTGCTGGCGGATTACCTGGGGATCCAGATCCTCAATGACGCCCGTGATCGCCTCACCACGAGCCTGTCGGGGCGCGGTCCGATCTGGTGGCAGGCGTGGCATATGCTTGTCGAGCGACCGTGGCTGGGTTTCGGGCCTATGCATTTTGCCGATATCGCCAATGAAATTGCCGCACACCCGCACCAGGCCATCCTGCAATGGGCCAGTGAATGGGGTGTGCCCTCGGCGTTGTGCGTTGCGGTTCTGGCATGGCGAGGCGGGTGGGCCACCTTCGGCTTACTGCGTAAACGTGGGCAGTGCGCCGAGCGTGCCGACCTGATGCGGCTCTGCCTGTTTGCGGCGTTGGTCGGTGCGTTGGTGCAGTCGATGGTCGATGGCGTGATAGTGATGCCCAACTCTCAAGTCTGGTTGGCGCTGGTGGTCGGCTGGTTGATGGCATTGCATGTGTGGCGAGCCCCATTGGCCGCCGAGCTGCCGTTGGCCTGGCGGGCCTGGAAAATCTTGAGTGTGCTGGCCGTTGGTCTGCTGATCGTGATCGCCGCGCGCGATGTGCCTCACATCAAGCAAGCCCAGCAGCAGTACCTGGACAGCCATGGCGGCTGGCTGCAGCCACGCTTCTGGGCGCAGGGCGTCATTGCTCGCTGACGCCGGCAAGTTGCTGGACGCTCGATGCGGTGCTAGCTTTAGCCCACCGCCCGTGTAGCTCAGCCGGTAGAGCAGCGCACTCGTAACGCGAAGGTCGCAGGTTCGATTCCTGTCTCGGGCACAAAGGCAACAAAGGCGTCACCGTTTTAAAGGCACTGTTTTCAGATGATCCCAGAATGGTTCTGAAGGCCAGACGAGCCGGCATTCGAGCCTGCTCTTTTGTATCTGCGCAACCTTGATGACCCAGATGCATCCCCATTCCTCGATCTAAGAGAACAACATGACCACGACTGAAATGACCCAGGAAGTTCGGCACCAAGCAGCCCTCGAAAAATACCTCGAGGAATCGCCGCAGCTTAGAGAAGAGATCAAGGACCTGAGCGCCGATGATCAGCGCGATCAGATTCAGTGGGCATTCGAGGACGAGGCCGAGAGCCAGGGCTACCAGCCCTGGGAGCTGACCCTCAAATACACCTCGACACCGGAAGAATTCGAAGCGGCACGGCTGGCCTTGCACAAAGAGGCGGCCGAGGTGCTGGGTGTCGAATGGGAAGAGTATTGCGAGATGAATGACTTGGTCGTTTAAAAGCAGCCGCAAGTTTCAAGCTGCAAGCTGTTATCCAGCCTTCTTGCAGCTTGAAGCTTACCGCTTGCAATGCCTTAGATACTAAGGCGCATCGACAAGTCTACCGCCTTCACATCCTTGGTCATCGCGCCAATGGAGATGTAATCCACACCCGTCTCGGCAATGGGCAGCAGGGTGCTTTCATTGATCCCGCCGCTGGCCTCCAGCTTGGCCTTGCCGCCGTTGAGGCGCACGGCTTCACGCATATCCTCCAGGCTCAACTCATCGAGCATGATGATGTCGGCGCCTGCCGCCAGGGCTGCGCGCAGCTCCTCCAGGCTTTCCACCTCGATTTCCACCGGCTTGCCGGGCGCGATCTTGTGGGCAGCGGTGATCGCCTCGGCAATGCCACCGCAGGCGGCGATATGGTTTTCCTTGATCAGGAACGCGTCATACAAACCGATACGGTGGTTGTGGCAGCCGCCGCAGGTGACTGCGTACTTTTGTGCCAGGCGCAGGCCCGGCAGGGTCTTGCGGGTATCCAGCAGCTTGACCTGGGTGCTGGCGACAAAGTCCGCCAAAAATTGGGCGCGGGTGGCGACCCCGGAGAGCAATTGCAGGAAGTTCAGTGCACAGCGTTCGCCGCTGAGCAGCGAACGTGCCGGGCCTTCGAGGTGGAACAGTACCTGGTTGGGGCTGACACGCTCACCATCGGCCACCTGCCAATGCACGGCAACCCTCGGGTCTAGCTGGCGAAACACCGCATCCACCCAGGCTGTACCGGCGATAACCGCCGCGTCGCGGGTAATGATCGTGGCCGTCGCCAGCCGCTCGGCCGGGATCAACTGCGCAGTGATGTCGCCGCTGCCAATGTCTTCCAGCAGTGCGCGGCGCACGTTGGCTTCGATTTCGGCGGTGAGGTCGGCAAGACGGAGATTCGGCATAACAGGCTCCACATACAAAGTGCCTCGATTATAGGGGCAGTGTGCGTTCGAACCCAGGCTCACCACTCATTTACCGCGCATTGGCAGAGTTTGCTGGCGCAACCCCCCTCATATGCAAGATAATCTGGCGCCTTGCAATTGGCGTCATAGCTTTGACGTTCTGGTGATAACCGGTTATCCCTGGTTCCCGACGGGACCCTTACCCGATCTTTCCCCACCCAATACCGCCGTTTCAGGAGGCCAGGATGCACAATGACGGAAAGGTGGTGCCAATCAACAAGGCACACGCTACGCCATCGCCGCTCGCCCGACTGCCGGTGGTGTTGCTGCAGGTCCGCGACAAGGCGGCGCAACAGTTGCAACAAGGTCTTCAGGACCTGTTCGATAACGCCGACGACACATTGTTCGAGATGGCCGACAAGGCGCGCAATAACCGCGATCACCATATTTTCTTCGAAGCCATGCGCGACCTGCGCCTCAAGCGCAAGAATTTCGAACGCGTGTTCATGGAGCGTCTTTTCGAAGCCTTTGCCGGCCTGGGCCAGGCAGGGCGAGGAGAGTTGCAACTGGTACCGGTGGTCTCCTATGACGCGGTGCCGGGTTCCTCCAGGGATAATCTGGAAAAAGCCGTCGCGCTCGAGGCCATGCTGGAGCGGGTGCGGCACCGTGACGGTCTGGCGCTGGGGCAGCTCACGGCGCGTTTGAGCGTTTTGCTCGGCAACCGCCTGGATGATCGTGAGAACCCCCTAGGGCCTGCGCTGCTGTGTGAGTTTTTCTTGCGGGCGGGACGCAGCCTGGGCGTGGAGATCCGCGTCAAACTGATCATGCTCAAACTGTTTGAAAAATACGTGCTCAGCGATGCCGACCAACTCTACGGCGAAGCCAACCAGCTGTTGGTCGCAACGGGTGTATTACCTGAGCTCAAGGCCATACCGTCGCGCCGCCCTGATGGGCGTGCGGACCGTGAACATCCACAAGAAGACAGTTCGCCGGCCGCCGACCAGCCCGCCGACGAAAATGGCCAGGAAGCTTTCGCCGCGCTGCAGCCGTTGCTCACAGGGGTGCGTGGCAGCGTGGCGCCGACACTTGAGGCCAGCGCCGAGCCGCTGCCCATTTCCACCCGAGATCTGCTGCGCCTGCTCTCCCATTTGCAGCAGTACGTGCCGGAGCCGGAGGTAGAAGATGATTTCGACCTGCGTAGCCAGCTAGGACAGTTGCTGACCCGTGTCAGCGTCAAGAGTGGCAAGTCACGGGTGGTGGAAGAGGCGGACGAAGACGTGATCAATCTGGTCGCGCTGATGTTCGAGTTCATCCTCAACGACCGCGCCGTGCCTGATGCCTTCAAGGCCTTGATCGGTCGCTTGCAGATCCCGATGCTGAAAGTAGCGTTGCTGGACAAGAGCTTTTTCAGCCGTGCCAGCCACCCGGCGCGGCGCCTGCTCAATGAAATCGCAGCCGCAGCCTTGGGCAACAGCCCCTGTGAGGACTACGCGCGCGATCACCTCTACCTGCGCATCGAGCAGGTCGTGCAGCGCCTGCTCAACGAGTTTGTCGAAGATGCGTCGATTTTTTCCCAGTTGCTTGCCGAGTTCAGTGCCTTTACCGCCGATGAGCGCCGACGCAGTGACTTGCTTGAACAACACACCCGTGACGCCGAAGCCGGGCGCGTGCGCACCGAAGCCGCCCGCCAGCACGTGGCCGATGTTCTGAATAAACGGCTGTTGGGCAAGGTCCTGCCACGTCCGGTCGTGCAGTTCCTGCAGCAGGCGTGGAGCCAGGTGCTGTTGCTGGCCAGCCTCAAGCACGGCGAACAATCCGTACAGTGGCAAGCGGGGCTGCGCACCATGGACGAGTTGATCTGGAGCGTCGGCCTGCAGCAAGACACCGAAGCCGGGCGCCATTTGCTGGAGCAACTGCCGGGCTTGCTCAAGGCCCTGCGCGACGGCTTGACCAGCGCCGCGTTCGACCCCTTCAGTACGCGCGAATTCTTTGTGCGTCTGCAGGCCCTGCATGTCCAGGCACCGGGAGGCGTCGATGAGTTGATCGAAGTGCGTGAGCCGTTTGTGTTGAGTGCGTTACCCGACCCCGTCACCGACCTGCCGGACAACGACCCCGACCTGCTCAAGGCTCGCCAACTCAAGGTCGGCAGCTGGATGGTGTTCCAGGAAGACGAAGCCAGGACGCTGAGATGCAAGTTGACGGCGATCATGGCACCGGCCAACACCTATGTCTTCATCAGTCGCACGGGGCTCAAGGTGCTGGAGAAGAGCGCCGGCCAACTGGCCTTGGCATTCAAGCGTGGCGCGCTGCATACCCTGGATGATGGCCCTTTGTTCGAGCGCGCGCTGGCCGCCGTCGTGGGCAAGCTGCGTCAACTCAATCACGGCAAGTGATCGCAACCGGAGGGTCGAACGCGGCATACTGGTCACACGTTGTCTCGTTCAAGGAACCTGTATGCAGTTGGACCCCACCAGCGGTTGGTGCCAGGGCATTCGTCATTGCCCTTCGCCCAACTTCAACGAGCGCCCCGCAGGCGAAATCTCACTGTTGGTGGTGCATAACATCAGCCTGCCACCGGCGCAGTTCGGTACGGGCAAAGTGCAGGAGTTTTTCCAGAATCGCCTGGATGTCACGGAACATCCCTACTTTGAGGGGATAGCTGACCTACGAGTGTCTGCGCATTTTCTGATTGAGCGTGATGGCGCGGTGACGCAGTTTGTGTCCTGCCTCGACCGGGCCTGGCACGCCGGGGTCTCGCAGTTCGAGGGGCGGGACACCTGCAATGACTTTTCCCTGGGGGTGGAGCTGGAAGGGACCGATGATCAAGCGTTCACCGATGCCCAATACGCCTCGCTGATCGACCTGACCCGCCAGTTGCTGGCAGCTTACCCAGGCATCACTGCCCAGCGCATTTGTGGTCACAGCGATATCGCTCCGGGACGCAAGACTGATCCCGGCCCCGCTTTTGATTGGGCGCGCTTTCGCAGCGCCTTGCAGGATGGAGGACACGCACGATGAGTTTCCTGGTGTTGGTGCTGGCGGTTTGGATCGAGAAGTTCTCGGCCTTGCGCCAGCGGTTGCAGCGTGACGGCGGTTGGCTGCGTGAACTGGCCAAGCTGGAATCGAGCCCACGCATGGGTAAGCAGCCTTGGCTGGTTCTGACGTTGCTGGTGTTATTGCCGGTGGCCTTGCTGGCGTTGTTGTTGCTGGTGCTGGAACCCGTGGCCTACGGACTGTTGGCGCTGCCGGTGCACCTGCTGATCGTCATCTACAGCCTGGGTCGCGGTGATCTGCTCGCCGGGCTCGGTCCGTTTCGCGATGCCTGGCGGCGTGGCGACCTGCAGGCTGCCGAACATGTGGCCGAGCGCGACCTGAGCCTGAGCGCCGACAGTGGCGAACAATTGCTCGAGCGTGTCCAAGGCCATCTGTTGTGGCAGGCCTACCAGAGCTTTTTCGCGGTGATTTTCTGGTACTTCCTGCTGGGCCCGGTTGCCGCCCTGGCCTATCGCCTGCTGGCGCTGGCGAGTGAGCACAGCAACAACCCCCTGGTGGCCGAACGTGCCGGGCAACTGCGCCACGCCTTCGACTGGTTGCCGGTACGCCTGCTGGCGGCCAGTTTTGCGTTGGTGGGCAACTTCGTCGCGGTGGGGCGCGTGATGCTGCACGAACTGCTGAACTGGGACATCAGCGCTGCCCAACTGGTGGAAAAGGTCGGCTTGGTCGCCGCCGAAATCCCGCAGCCGGCGGTAGGCCCCGACGGCATCAACAGCCTGGACCGGATTTGGGAACTGCTGCTACGTGCGGCGGTGCTGTGGTATGCCGGCTTCGCCATCTGGACCGTGTTGCCCTGACGGCGAGCACGGTCAGGAAATGTGGGAGCGGCTTGCTCCCACAATTGTTTTTGCCGTGTCTTTCCTGTCGTTAACCTTAAGTTACAAAACTCCCTTTCAAATTGAGCTATACAGATGCTGGCTAACTGCCGCCCTGCGCCTCAATAAAAATAAAAGAAAGGGAGTTCACCTGTGAAGAGCTTGCTCTATCCGGCTGTCGCGCTGATGAATCGCCTGAGTTTTGGCATGAAGTTCAGCTTGATCAGCGTGTTGTTCCTGCTGCCCATGCTGGCGACCAACTATTACCTGGTGCGTGATTCGTGGCGTGAATTCCAGGGCACCCGTGTGGAACTGCAAAGCCTCGACTTGCTCGGCAGCAGCCTGGCCCTGCGCCGCGACCTGGAAACCCTTAACAACCAAGTGCAGATCAACGCCACCCTTGGCCAGTCCGGCAAGGCCGGTGACCTTGAGGGCAAGATCGGCACCTTGGAGCAAAGCGTGCTGGGCCGTCTGCAAAGCCTCAATGCCATGACCACCGAGCCTGAGCAAATCGCCGCTTTTGACAGTAAGCGTGATGAGTT
Proteins encoded in this region:
- the ampE gene encoding regulatory signaling modulator protein AmpE, giving the protein MSFLVLVLAVWIEKFSALRQRLQRDGGWLRELAKLESSPRMGKQPWLVLTLLVLLPVALLALLLLVLEPVAYGLLALPVHLLIVIYSLGRGDLLAGLGPFRDAWRRGDLQAAEHVAERDLSLSADSGEQLLERVQGHLLWQAYQSFFAVIFWYFLLGPVAALAYRLLALASEHSNNPLVAERAGQLRHAFDWLPVRLLAASFALVGNFVAVGRVMLHELLNWDISAAQLVEKVGLVAAEIPQPAVGPDGINSLDRIWELLLRAAVLWYAGFAIWTVLP